The following proteins come from a genomic window of Pseudomonas putida:
- the pstA gene encoding phosphate ABC transporter permease PstA — MKKDSLKGWFKSGAPGVWMSGGAVAMAVIMTVGLLAVIAVRGLGHFWPADLVQATYKVPGQADHVVIGEVVQKEEVPRARLKGAGLPVPDQGPEFMTRELIKVGNRDLNGSDFTWVVGDWLVDEQHPADLMALERREWGNFYGYLVSVKEEGRVVAEGPAAWNELQARLKRANQLNNELQSLEKKDIGAINHGLERLRLQARKLELDGKLDAAAQADMDADRAELNSRYKAIEDRLTGLHQAFARDSLVARDANGREVEINLSKVVHAIRPNAMSGFTKLGSYFTKVWEFLSEDPREANTEGGIFPAIFGTVMMTLIMAVIVTPFGVLAAVYLREYARQGPVTRLIRIAVNNLAGVPAIVYGVFGLGFFVYVLGGSIDRLFFPEALPAPTLGTPGLLWASLTLALLAVPVVIVATEEGLARIPRTVREGSLALGATKAETLWKIVLPMASPAMMTGMILAVARAAGEVAPLMLVGVVKLAPSLPVDGNYPYLHLDQKIMHLGFHIYDVGFQSPNVEAARPLVYATALLLVLVIATLNLSAVWIRNHLREKYKALDS; from the coding sequence GTGAAAAAGGATTCCCTCAAAGGCTGGTTCAAGAGCGGCGCCCCAGGCGTCTGGATGAGCGGCGGCGCGGTGGCCATGGCCGTGATCATGACCGTCGGCCTGCTGGCGGTGATCGCCGTGCGCGGCCTGGGCCACTTCTGGCCGGCCGATCTTGTCCAGGCCACCTACAAGGTGCCGGGCCAGGCCGATCACGTCGTCATTGGCGAAGTGGTGCAGAAGGAGGAAGTACCCCGGGCTCGTCTGAAGGGGGCTGGCCTGCCGGTGCCTGACCAAGGCCCGGAGTTCATGACCCGGGAGCTTATCAAGGTGGGTAACCGCGACCTCAATGGTAGCGACTTCACCTGGGTGGTCGGCGACTGGCTGGTCGATGAACAGCACCCGGCCGATCTGATGGCCCTGGAGCGCCGCGAGTGGGGCAATTTTTACGGCTACCTGGTCAGCGTCAAGGAAGAAGGCCGCGTAGTCGCCGAGGGGCCTGCCGCCTGGAACGAACTGCAGGCCCGTCTCAAGCGCGCCAACCAACTCAACAACGAGCTGCAAAGCCTCGAGAAGAAGGACATCGGTGCCATCAACCATGGCCTCGAGCGCCTGCGCTTGCAGGCGCGCAAGCTGGAGCTGGACGGCAAGCTGGACGCCGCTGCACAGGCCGATATGGACGCCGACCGTGCCGAACTGAATAGCCGCTACAAGGCCATTGAAGACCGCCTGACCGGCCTGCACCAGGCCTTTGCCCGTGACAGCCTGGTGGCCCGCGATGCCAACGGCCGAGAAGTGGAGATCAACCTGAGCAAAGTGGTGCATGCCATCCGGCCGAACGCGATGTCGGGCTTCACCAAGCTGGGTAGCTACTTCACCAAAGTGTGGGAGTTCCTCAGCGAAGACCCGCGTGAAGCCAACACTGAAGGCGGTATCTTCCCGGCCATATTCGGTACCGTGATGATGACCCTGATCATGGCCGTGATCGTCACCCCGTTCGGCGTGCTGGCTGCTGTGTACCTGCGTGAGTACGCCAGGCAGGGCCCGGTCACCCGGCTTATCCGCATTGCGGTGAACAACCTGGCCGGTGTTCCTGCGATCGTCTACGGTGTGTTCGGTCTGGGTTTCTTTGTCTACGTACTGGGTGGCTCGATCGACCGCCTGTTTTTCCCGGAAGCCCTGCCGGCGCCGACGCTGGGTACTCCGGGCCTGCTGTGGGCATCGCTGACCCTGGCATTGCTGGCGGTGCCGGTGGTTATCGTGGCCACCGAAGAAGGCCTGGCGCGTATCCCGCGCACCGTGCGTGAAGGCTCGCTGGCGCTGGGCGCAACCAAGGCCGAGACCCTGTGGAAAATCGTCCTGCCCATGGCCAGCCCGGCCATGATGACCGGCATGATCCTCGCCGTGGCCCGTGCCGCCGGCGAAGTGGCGCCGCTGATGCTGGTGGGTGTGGTAAAGCTGGCGCCGTCGCTGCCCGTGGATGGTAACTACCCGTACCTGCACCTGGACCAGAAGATCATGCACCTGGGCTTCCACATCTATGACGTCGGCTTCCAGAGCCCGAACGTCGAAGCCGCGCGGCCGCTGGTATATGCCACTGCGTTGCTGCTGGTGCTGGTGATCGCGACTCTCAACCTCTCTGCCGTGTGGATCCGCAACCACCTGCGCGAGAAGTACAAGGCGCTGGACAGCTGA